CCACCGCTTGTACTTGACATTGCAGACGTGAACGTCGTTCCCATTGTTTTCACCGAACGGGATCCCGGTGCCGCCGAACACCAGCAGGTTGTTTCCGTGCAGGACAGCTAGAGAGACAAGAGCGGATGGGTATTCTTACTGTGAAAGCCTGCAACAAATCATTTGTCTCACAccgccaaaaaaaaacaaccaccaAGGATGCAGATTGTGTGGGATTTGTAGAAAGCCAGGACTAAATCAGTCAGTTGACTATGTCACAAGTGTCAAGGACAAGGTCGAATATTAAATTTGAAAGTTGTGTAACATGTCAATTTCAAACGCACATCAAACAAGTTTAGTTTGGTCACACTGATACTGTACactgcaaattaaaataaatccaGAGAGGAAAAcgtttctctctcatctgcacCTGGCTTGTACCAACATCACTCATCCTCCTACACagctcttcctctcgctcttcttcctcctatcctctcttctcctctcctcgtcaCACTCGCTCACCTGACATGGAGGCCAGTTCAGTGGGCATGTACCCCTCGGTGGGGATCTGCTGCCAGGTGCCCGTGGCAAAGTGGTATCTCCAAAGCTCACGGAAGAGCGGGTAGTCGTCATTCTCCGAGCCGCCCGACTCATCGTAATCCGGGTTATATCCGCCAAAGACGTACAAGTTGCTCTGGTCTGCCACGCAGCGGTGGCCGCTTCGGGCGGGAGGTGCGCGATGGCCTGTGGAGATAGCGGCATCTGACCGTGTTAACGCCACAACGCATCTGacggatgtacacacacacacacacacacacacactcccaagacAACAGTGGTCCACCTGCAAGCCATTCTGTGCTGCAAAGTGGACCTAGTTCTCACTCCAGCTCTAGAAAGAAGAATTGTTTTTCCCTGATCACAAATGTTCATTTGTATTTGGAAACCCCGGTAGCCAGAGGATCTGGAAAACAAGTGGTTGAGTGGTTTTGTAATAGTCACAATCTGAACAGAAATATTCAAACAGAGTGGACCAAGTTTCACCCATAGCTGTGCATAATGTCTCAGAAACAATCAGTTGATTATTAGACATTAAAATAAATTGATTGTGCCTTTAttgtaaaaataaacaaataaataaataaaacagatgGTTTGTAGGAGGTGTAGAGTAACAGAACTGTTATCaaaaccaacacaacacaaacttaAAGACAATTCCATCTTCATTTGTAAAACAAAACCCAGGCATTTGCTCATTTGATTGTGCAACACTCCCTTGGTGATCAGCTCGTTATCAATGACGAGATGGAATGTGCCCTCAAACTCAGACTAAATTATGCAAGCTCCACCAAGTCCATCAGGCACATTCTATCGATACTGGAGTCATATTTAATGTGTGGTCAGTCCCCGTGCAAACATGTCTAGAgaccacaaataaaaaaaccttGCTGTCCCTGGGCATTTTAATAAATGTGCAATTTTTTTGACAAATGGAATTATTCAAATAAGAACACTGTTTATTGGCCTTGTTTCATTTGGAGTGATATTCTGTCATCACAATAAGGAGCCTTGTCCAAGAATCCCAGTGTGCTACAAGGTTCTGTTCCATCACTGTGGTGGACTGACAAGCAAGGGAAACAAATGGAAGGGTGAGAGAATTGACATAAAAcaccatacacgcacacatacacacccgcaCATAGTGCATGAAGAGGATGCACTCACTCGACATATACGCTCACACAGAGTGGCTGCTGGTAGCAATTAACACGCGTTCGCGTTCATAGCGAACCTGCAAGCCCCAGAAACTGACtgaaaggggaaggagagaaagagaaaagggggacTAGGTCTTGTACTAGGGTGAACCAGCGTGAGAAGGAAACATCAGAGAAGGGGGTTAAgaatgttgggggggggggggggggggggggttgtgcatCTAAACCCGGCTCCTACAGATTAAAAgttggggtaggggtggggtgtAGAGAAGGTGTAGAGGTTCCGCCTTTGAATGGACAGATTGGCTGGCtggaagctgtttttttttaggttgttgGCCCGAAGCTGGCATGTTACCCACCTTCTCTCAAAAACCTGTTAGGGATCCGCAGGCTGGGGCAAGGTTGGGTGAGGATGCGTCGAGCCTGAAGCCAGCGTACTCTCTTCTTAGAGCCTGTTACCACAGTCACCGCAGTGGGGTCAGTCAGACGGACAAACGCAGGACAATGGGGAACACAGTAAACACAGGAGCAGACCACaatacacactcagtcactcaatCACTCGCTCGGGCATCTCACAATTCCATCACACCATTTCAGAGGGCTCTTTGTCATTACTGCCTCAAGGCATGGTTATAGTCTGTGCATCCCTGTGTCTAACCAACTGAAGTTTACTGGCATTTTGAACCTATTTTGTACACGTGATGCATGATTAAGAATAAAGAACAGGCATAAATACTCAGGAGGAATCATAGGACCCAAGTCTCAGTcatccagacaaaaaaaaaaggacagtcAGTTTCTGAGGTCATCACAACTACAGCAAATCCCATGAAGACAAAATGAATTTGTGTAGAGTTAGATGcaaatgaagcaaaacaaaaccacagtATTTGTCAGTGTCTGGAACCAGCGGCATCGGTTGGGATTCTTCAGGCATATGTTTACATATGGATACACAGCATAAAACTCAAGTCATTATCCAGTTCACTGGCTTTTGGAAATAAACTCTTCTTGTGTTAAGCAAACATTGCGCATTTGCCCAGGGAAGCCCATGTGCAAACTGCTGATAGCAATGGGCAAGAGCAGGTAGAAAACGGAGATAGGGCTCAAATGTACAGCCTACCATGTTCAGTGAGTTTCTGCAGATAAGGCTGAGGGTTCAAACTCCTGCAAGATTTCCCCCCACGGCACAACCTAACTCATAACACAAGCTGAGGCCACTAACTTCCCTCAatacacacagcaaaaatacAATGGAAGCTTTCGGATATGGTAAGCCTCTTAGGTAATGAAGAAGAGACTTTGCACCTCCATCTGACTGTCAAACAGCCTATGCATTTAGGTAATTACATTGTATATACAGTCCACATGAGCATATGAAATGGGAAAGTGACATCATTTCTGTTggttgagctttttttttttttcaattttaatAGCTGTGCAGTCTGGTTATTCTATTGGCATATAGATATAGAGTCTACATTTGCCTTATGGGGCACCACTTACAGCACCATAAAAAAGTTCACAGGAATTTGCTACAATGAGGTGGAGTGGAGTTAGAGCAAGGGGGCTGCCAGTTGAAtaaaacagagagcgagagagagacatctaCATTACTGACAAGTCAAATTTGTATATGGCATtgctcttacagcatagtagccAATAGGCCTAATTTATAGCATACTTTGCACTTTCATAATATGGTCAGGGCCTGCTATTTAACCagcaattattttttttttttttgtaattgtgaaaGGGGGGCTTGCCATGAaaactttgggaaccactgctctaaatAGTAAGTGGTACAGCGTAACTGGATAAAGAACTGAACCGACACCAGTATACAGTGGGTGAGATGGGTAGGCCTAGACTAGTGAACAAACAAGGCCATGTCTGCTTGTCTTTAGCCCAGTTCGGTTAGCTAGTGACTGCAGCTAATTTTGGGGTGATATCAACACATCCTTAAATCAAATAGAGGAAACAGTTGCGCCAAATTAGACCCAGACACAAACATCCCCACACAGAAATAATATATGCAAACATTGGAGCATGACATTATCTACAGTGCTATAAAACATAGCAACATGTAAAACAGCTGGCTATGTTTGCTAGAAGTGATGTAGACTAGCTAGCTGGAGATCCTCAATTACTTTAAACGCCTGGAGGCATTGAACAGCTTTCACAAAAACGAAGCAACGTTAGTTACTAATTAATCTGTTCATGAATATCTAGGAGGAAGACGTAACGTTATAATTGTCAGCTAATGTCAGCTAAGACAATGTCAGCTAACATTATAGCCAGGGCCATTTTCGTCTGCTAATTtctagctagatagctagcttACCTACCTATGATACCTGACTGTAGCTCAGCTACATAGCCAGTAAGCTAGCAGCTACTTGACGAGCTAGCTAGCTGGTGTAAACATAGAGACTGATCTAAAGAAACAATGCTTATGTTACTAGCATTGGTTGCCAAGAAAAAGCATAGCAATCATGAATCGATGACACATAGGGGTGATGACAAACTCCGAGGTCGGTCACTATGTACTATGTACTATCTATGAGGAATAACAAACAGCTAAACAAACTAAAAgaaagctagccagctagttacCCTGCTAGGAAGCCTGATTGTGGTGTTTTTGACTGACCTGCCACTCTGAGAGAAGGCCTCCCTGACAGTTTCACGAATTTATTCAGCTGGTCCGGACTGTGGGCACCTTCCTCGGCCGACATTTTTTGACAGAGTCAATACAACCATTAAACGACAcgggtgtttaaaaaaaaatccgaTTCGGATTGCAAGGTCCAGGCAGCCACACTTCCCATTCTTCCAAGAGGAAAACCATTCACAAATGTGCTCAAAGGTTGACCAATCAGAAAGTCTGATGCGTTCTGCAGCCTTGTATGCACCTGCGCAAATTGAGGGAACCTAACTTGCTGCTGTTATGCAGAAAATACATTAGCCTATACGCAGATCATTTTATCAAGATTAGTATCAGTTTTTCTGTTCGGCAGTATTTGAATGACGGTATTTAAACAATTAACACTTAAAGTTAAATGACAAACTTTGCACAAGGCACGAGTCTTTAATTATTTATGGCCAGCAAATTAACTTGTATTAAACATAGTATCAGGTAACATTATGAGGAATTATTCATGTATTTAATAGTGACATAATTGAAAAAATATTAGTTATTGTCTACTCGACCATGGTCATCTGTTCGTGACACGAGTAGATGGGTGGTTAACACTTGGATTCACTTTATTTATCTCCGTAGTACATTCAACTTCAAGCGAAAGTATATATCCTCCTCGGAGAACAAAATGTGACCAAATGTCTCTGATTACTTGGAAGGCGGAACCCAACGAGAAATAGCTGATAGTGGACGATTTTGCAGGGAAGGGTTTATGTTTCGGACCGAACATGGCTACGTTCGGCGGCCGTGCTGTTCGCGCTGATACTTCTGATAGACAAACGAAGTCTAATTTCACATCTCCTCAGAAAATTAGAGAGCTTCTTAACGAGGGCGTGGCTTCTGACCAGAGCGGGTCAAACAGGTGAGTTGATAATAATTTGTCCGACGTTCTTACATAATCAGTTGCAAGACGGCCTCAAGCTAGTTTAATTAGCtgggttagctagctagctatggcTAACCAACTTAGCAGTGGAGGAAACTTGCAGAGCTTTGCAGAACAATCTGTGCTTTTACATATTTTCTACATGTTGCCAATAAATCGAACTTCTTTTGGTATTAAGATCCATTGCTTACAACTATGTAATGAAAATGCATAGGTGCATTTTTAAGTTTTCTGTCTGCCTAAAGAGATACAAGACTTAATGGTTGATTAACAACTCCGCTTAACATTACCTAGCTGTTACGGGGTTAGTTGCATTGTTATTAACAAATCAAACGTGTTTacatggatgtgcatgtgtgtgcatccattAATATTATGCACCTTTGCTGAACATCTGTAAAGCTGTACTTTTGAACTTGCATTAATTGGTATGACAGTGCTGgataaatattttatatttgttaCCTGGTCAGTCATTAAACGTTTCACTGATATTACTGGTGttcatttaaattatttttgttttttagtgTACAGGGGGATTCAAATGTAATCCCATCAAATGGCGTTGTTAAATCACCATGCGAAGCAAACAACAAAGATGCATTTTTCTCAAGAGTAGGATCATACTCAATATCCTTTTTGTGAGCGTTTGTTCAAAGTCTACTCTTGATGGTTTGACTCTTACTGTTTTGAATTGCATTGCATAATATCAACCTGGCTTTGTAGTATGGAGCATAGGCAGCACTATCAATGCATAGCCTGTATATTTTTGTCTGAGCCATATGTAACAACTGCCATTCAGCCATGTTTCTTTCCCCTCCCCATGTGCtcacagtcactctctcacccctccccctAAAACCTCAGTAACTTTCAACAGAGTGCACAGAGAAGAATTTGGTAAGGACATGAATTAAAGTGTtgggttaaaaaaataaattcctTAACAAGAGCACTGTCTGAAATGGGCTGGCAAACCCCGTGCCCTCTCCCCTTTACGATGCGCCAAGTATGGCTGGATTAATGTGGACTGTGACATGCTGAAGTGCTCTACCTGCCAGGCGTTCCTCTGTGCCTCCATCCAGCCAGCTTTGGACTACCAAAAATGTATGCACGCATCTACAAAGTATAGATATTGTTTACAGGTGCATAATACTGCTTAGCTTTGCTCATTCAttaattatttatgtatttttggcAGATGGAGAGCGCATATCTGAGATTACTAGACAGCTGCAGACTCAGCATGAGAAGTTTTGTTCGTGGCCTGACTTTCCATGCCCAAGTAAGGACTGTCTTTATGTTATCTGCTAGGCTTTATTCTCTTGCTATATTAAGTCCCTGTGGAATAAGAATGATTCTCATCCATCATGGTGTTGTGTTTGCAGACAGGTTCTGGATGATTCCGGTGAGTGAGTCAGCGGTGCTGCTCAGTGCCTTCTTGGAGCGCTTTGAGAGTGCTCTCGTCTTGGAGCAGCAGCTCCCTGCTATGAAGCCACAGCAGCTCCAAGTCATGGTGAGGGCCTGTTTGACTTGCACATCCACAGAACTCACTGTTCCACAAATATTTTGTCAGTGTGATTTAATATTTGTCACCACTCTTTGCTTTCAGGGCTGAGAttggtgcacatgtgtgtgcgcgtcacCAACAGTGACAGgcaaaatattttttacatgGAAAGGCCTACAGTTGAATAAAGAAATCACCAAAATTCttatttttaaattattattagaaCAATTTTATAGAGTTTAAAAAGTAGGTCTTTGATTGATATAATTTGACAGActacataaaacacaaaaacaaggtCTGATCTGTGCTGACGACCCTCTGCTCTGAATGTGGCAGTGCGCAAAACTACAGCTGATGACGATAAATACTTTCTGTCTCCTGTGTATCAGTGTAAAATAATAATGGAGGCTACCACTAATCGGGAGAATATAGTCATAAGAATTAATTAATATGAATGAACCAGtctaataaatacattaaaaggGTGTTAATTTACATTacacaatattaaaatacacagacaataaTTAATGATGTTGTAGCTAGGAAATGATCAAAGTAGCTTGCATTGCCTACCCTTTATATAATTTGCGTTGCTCCTATATTCTGCTCAAATCACACTAGCGATGATGAACTTGCGCTTGCCCGCTAGCTTAATAGCGTAACGGTTAACTAGCTTGCAAAGATTTGAGGCAACCTGTTGCTTACCATCTTGTGTTAGCGTTGAACTGCATTTAGTAAAATCGTCATGTAGCCTATGTTGTTTAAGCAGAATAATTAGCATCCAGCTATGAAACCAAATGAGCTCTCCGTGTCATTTTTGTACCTATTTCTCTCCTTACCTTCCATCTATCTCTGGCATTTTCCATCTGACTGACCAAAGAGAGGGGTGATCTGTAAGGTGGCTTTTTGGGAAATCCATTGGCAGTACGAAGGGAAACCCTGTGAAGCTTGCTGCAAATAATCTAGGGTTATTAGACCTAGTGGaaggaatgaaaatgtgttttagtCATTGTTTGAATTAACATGGGAAGTGTAAAAAATCTATACATTGTTGAAGATGGATGTGGTTAGGTTGAGCATCTCCTGATGAAATTAAAGAGTGGATTTTGCGGGAGCTGAGCCCGAGACAGCCCCAGTCCAGTTTAACCCCTGCGTGTCACAGTGTTATGATGTGTCAATGACGGAGTAAACAGGGAGTAAATGCTTTGTCTTGCTTGCAGTTTTAGTAGATTTTAAAGTGTATGCGACATTTTATCTGGTGTGAAATCTTCACTGTGGGAAGTAGCGGGCCATTTCAGGGCGGTCTACACCTTTTGTGGGGGTTTTTTGGACCGCAGGAACTGCCCGTATATGATGCCTTTTAGGGCTGTGTTCTTTGATGAAATAAGTACCTACTCCAGGCTAGGGAAGAAAAATGGAGTGTCTACTGTTTTTGACACACTCACCAAATGAGAAAAAACGTACCTCAACGCCTGTTGCATGCTGTTACACACCGTTCAGAGgaaacattcatacattcaacCTGAAAACCATAGCAAAAcaatgaacacattttcagattGAACATGCCCCAGCTCTGAGTCTAACCACGCCTTTTCCTTGCCTTGTAGCTTAACATGACATTACATGGCTGTTAATAAGTAGTCAATCACTTAATGATGCTTGTTCAGCTATTGGTTACTACTAAGTAGGCTGGTACTTGTGGTACTTGCTTAGTATTCATGAGGTGCCCACGTGAGGTATGGGTTGGAGAGCTCATGGGTGATTTTCAGATCCTGTGTCTTGGGCCAGGTGTTTGCTGTGAATGTTATCGCTTCAAGGACTTTGTTAACAAAGTGTTGTTATGCTTGCAGTTAAATTAATTAATATGTCTGGAGTTCTAGGGCATGGTTTGCAaaattagagagaaaaaaagatacgTTTGCGTTGCAAACCAAATCCAaacccttccttccttctccaaTTTGCAGGAATAAGTGTCTGGAAACAGTCTATCTAGGAGTACGCTTTCCAAAGATTTTTTATGGACAGGTTATCCAACGCCCCTGGATCAGCTAGAGGGCAGcaatgaaagtaaaaaaagacaACATGAGGAGTGACATTAACAGCCAAATCAACCTGACCTTGAAGTcatacaaaacaacaaagtAACATTagtttgattatgtgtgttGACCAGCATTGATTATGTAGGcctgtgtttattgttgttcaTCCATGGCTTCATAAAACGTCAGTATCCCATCATGACTTTTAGAGTGTTAAACCATTTGCCAAAATTGTGCAAAATGCCTCATCAAGCATAGTTGTGTAAGCTTAAAAGTTGAGACCTTTAGCTCACAGTTTGGTCCACCCACAATTCAAAAATCTCTCCTGCGCCCCTGCTGTGATCAATACTGTTTTGTGCACATAAGTATGATTATCTCATAACATAGCCTAGCATTTACACCACAACATTAAATTAAAGTTTAATCACACCTTTATCCATTTGTTTTTGTGCAAACAtggcataacataacatatggACATTATGAACCTGTGTATCTTTTTCAAGTTCAAAAATGTGGtgatttgtatttttgtatttatttcttttataAAATGTTATATCAAGTTGATGTGCAATATCCACACCTTAACAAATCAGTGAAAGTACATTTTAAGTTTTTTAACAGTGATATAATTACAGAGAATAATTAGAAAATTATGaataattaattattaataatgatataattaataatcattttattttaaatacagAGAATAATTACAGAGAACCAGGGTTCCAGGGATTTAGAAATTTTGCGATCCCTGTCAGGAGTTTTCCACCTTTACTTTCTCCTTGTTATtcctcatattttttttttgggggggggggggtgtcatatTTAACTTCCTGCAGATGTGTTCCTTTCATGGGGTGATTGTTCATTGCCATCGGTCTCCTGGTGGGACACAACAAGAGGGCTTTATTTTAGTTGTTATCTTGACTTGACTCTTAGAGGACTTGGTAACACACGAGAACAGTGTCTTCTGTCTCTGCACTCACTTCATAGCTGTAAATGATTTGGTGGATAAAACCACTCCCAATTCGTATAGTTCCATCCTATTCTAATTTCTCAGAATATGCACTTCTCTGCTGCTCCTTCATTCATCTTGTTTCTTCACAGCCAGTAGAAATCATAGAAGCTCTTTAGTTATTTCTGTAATTAAAACCTTGTAATAAGTCTGGGTCTTTGCCCTCggtttgacccccccccccccaaaatgtaGCTACATCCAGCCCCTCTGGTCAAGTTCTTTAGTGCCTCTGTTCAGCTCATATCTCTATCCAGTCCTCCCTAACTAGGAACATCCGGGCTCCCTTATCCTGTCCTTGGTGCTTCTCAGCCCGCACTCCCCTTAGGTGACGGCGTCTCTttgtgctctctgtgtctcttatGATATGACTAAATGCTCAATAGTGTTAGcgttggtgctggtgtttatCTTAATGAGTGGTTTAATATCGTGCTCATTCCTGATTGGATTCCCACTGTACTggattctcttctctctacagTGGGTGCTTCTGTGTGACTCTGAAACTGCTGGGTGGGGCTTACAATGATTGTTGGTGCTTATTGGTAAACGTATTAAAATGATTACGCTACGTCAACTTGTAGGTTCTGGTAGCGGAAAAGCAATAGACAAAAAAGGCAGAGCAGCGGGCCATTCCTGTAAACGTTCAACCCACTTTAAAGTCCTTAAAGTCCCATGAGTTCCTGTAGCGGGAAGGCTCTTTGTAAAAAGCTATCGTTGCTGACTTTTGCCCCCTTGTTCCTGGATCTCTAGTCTCTGACAGAAGATGCCATCAGTGCGCTGCTGCAGCTGATAGAGGATGAGCAGAAGAAGCTGGGCGGGTCCCTGGCCATCAGCTCACCTCTGCGGGTGACCCCAGAGGCGCTGGCAGCACAGGTGGCAGCCTGCATTGTAGCCCTCTGTGGATGGGCAGCCAGGTATGTGGGCTCAGGGTTTTCCCAAGGTTCATGAAGTGCTTTGGCTTTTTGTAAATTTTGAAGTGATTTTGTGCATGCTCTTCACTACATGAACCCACCCTGCTTCAAACTTTTAGGTTTTTTTGGTTTTGAAAATGCTGAGTACATGTTTTTCTTTaacatgtctttctctcctacCTCTGACCCCATTTCTAGTCCAGCACAGCTGGCCATGAACCTCCCCATCCTAACCTGCACCTACTGCATGCGCAAGGTGGGGATGTGGAACTTCCACCAGATGGAGAATGCGGGTGGGAGCGAGGGGGACGCTCCCAGCATAGCCAGCTCTCCGCCCACCACCCCCAGGCCTGGCCAGGAGGGGGCAGGCGAAGGCCTCActcacacctccacctccacgccTACACCCAACCTTTCCTCTCCATCcccttcccccactctctcccgaATGAAACTCCGCAGCCAGGATTCCTTGCGCTCTGAATCGGTGAGTCTGACTTCTTTACTAAAACACTTGAGTCCAGGTGTAATTGCTGGCATGCTGTAGAGCCTGTTGAGGGGTTGGTTTCACGGGAAGAGATCAAAACATGGTGTTGGTGTGAGCCACCAAATTCACCCAAAGACCAGGCTTGGTCCATGTCCTGAGGAGCCAACCCTGAAGACAGGAAGTAAAAATAAAAGACATGAATTGGTTGGTGCCTTAAAGACATGAACAGGTTATTATGAATTGAACTCTGAGGATGTCCCCATAGGTGGAGGGCAACCCGTCTCCTCTGGCTGCGCGCACCCGCAGCAGGGACTCCCCGAGTCCCAGTGAGGAGCTGCCCAGCACCTTGGGCCGGGGGAAGAGGGCCGCGCCCCGCACCCGCGGCCAGTGTGAGGTGCCCTCCAGCCCCCTGCAGAAGAACAAGCGCCCACGCCTCTCCTCTGCCAGCAGCCCGGTAAACTCTCTTCATATACAAATTAGATCAAATTAGACATTTCCATGCATCATTGCTGCAATATTTTATTTAGTTACTGCAATTCAATAagcaatcagagtcagaagaaGTATGCTTCCATCCAACCTTAAGTTCACTGCTTTTGACGGTTTTTACATCTAATTTACTTTTTATATTTCTGGAGCCATA
The sequence above is drawn from the Clupea harengus chromosome 16, Ch_v2.0.2, whole genome shotgun sequence genome and encodes:
- the zc3hc1 gene encoding nuclear-interacting partner of ALK; translated protein: MATFGGRAVRADTSDRQTKSNFTSPQKIRELLNEGVASDQSGSNSVQGDSNVIPSNGVVKSPCEANNKDAFFSRVGSYSCLKWAGKPRALSPLRCAKYGWINVDCDMLKCSTCQAFLCASIQPALDYQKYGERISEITRQLQTQHEKFCSWPDFPCPNRFWMIPVSESAVLLSAFLERFESALVLEQQLPAMKPQQLQVMSLTEDAISALLQLIEDEQKKLGGSLAISSPLRVTPEALAAQVAACIVALCGWAASPAQLAMNLPILTCTYCMRKVGMWNFHQMENAGGSEGDAPSIASSPPTTPRPGQEGAGEGLTHTSTSTPTPNLSSPSPSPTLSRMKLRSQDSLRSESVEGNPSPLAARTRSRDSPSPSEELPSTLGRGKRAAPRTRGQCEVPSSPLQKNKRPRLSSASSPEGPMNRNAFDPVGQHRDWCPWVSTNEEDVLPPKNGSLPEGCEAERPQPGWRAALTLFLSMKHSLTPVGASPSQGAQDKSKRVFTILRQWQSYST